The genomic interval AAGGAGGATGTGGGGCTAGGCTGGGAGTGGGCAAAAGGATGAGACAAGCTCCAGGCAGATTTCCTGACCCGCTGTCCTCTGGGTGGGAGACAAAGCCCAGGACTTTCACCAACCCAGAAGATAAGAGTGTGACTGTTCTAGTGGTAATCCTGTGTGACCCCCATTATATTCCAGGCATCCCTAATGGATTGGATAACTGCCCTAAAGTCCCCAACCCCCTGCAGACAGACAGGGatgaggatggggtgggagatgctTGCGACAGCTGCCCTGAAATGAGCAATCCCACCCAGGTACAGGGGAATGGATAGGGCAGGGAAGGGGTGGGTGACTGGTGGACGAAGCCCAGCCCTTTGGACGGGAAGTGGTCAGGTCACCCTCTTTAGAATTCTCAAAAGGAGATGGTGAGAGCAGGTCCCTCTCTCTCAGACAGATGCAGACAGTGACCTGGTGGGAGATGTCTGTGACACCAATGAAGACAGGTAGGGTTTGGGCCAAGAGATGGAAATTTAGGGGATACTTTACCTTCCTCTAGTATGTTCTCAATCCCCTCTAGGGTCCAACTTTAACTCTCCACTACTGTTGAGCAGGAGGCGGTGCCCATAGTCTACCTCCCATTCCTACTGCTGAACCTCCACCTCATCTGGCTGACTGCAAGGGGTCTGGCTGAATGGAGGGTATACCCCAGAGAGATTCCTAAGCAGAAGAGTGGGGAAGGATGCGGTACCTTTAAAAGCCTTTATTTGGTGCCTGTTCTTCTGGACAGTGATGGGGATGGACATCAGGACACCAAGGACAACTGCCCACAGCTGCCCAACAGCTCCCAGCTGGACTCAGACAACGACGGACTTGGAGATGAGTGTGATGGAGACGATGACAATGATGGTGTTCCGGATTACGTGCCTCCTGGTCCTGATAACTGTCGCCTGGTACCCAATCCCAATCAGAAGGACTCAGATGGTAAGGCTGGGGTCGCCAGAGGACTGGACAGCTGTGGGGTTTGTTCAAGGAGAGGTGGCAAGCCTTGCTGGGGAGAGGGTGGCACCTCAAGGCCTGAGGTGGTAGTCTTGGCTAGTGGCAGTGGCCAGGGCCTCGCTGAGCACCTGGCTTCATCCTGCCCAGGCAATGGCGTTGGTGATGTGTGTGAGGATGACTTTGACAATGATGCAGTGGTCGACCCCCTGGATGTGTGTCCTGAAAGTGCAGAGGTAACCCTCACGGATTTTCGTGCCTATCAGACCGTGGTCCTGGATCCTGAGGGTGATGCTCAGATTGACCCCAACTGGGTCGTGCTCAACCAGGTACTAGGGCAGTGAGCGGGGTGGGTGCTGTCAGACCTGACTAGTAGGCAGAGTCTAGGGAGGGCAGCACACTGGAACCAGGACTTTTGTCTTTACTGCACACCACCAGGGCATGGAAATTGTTCAGACCATGAACAGTGACCCCGGCCTGGCAGTTGGTATGTAAGGGGCACCCAATTCAGCAATTTCAATAATTTCCCAATGGAGGGGTCCTACAGGCAGAGGATGGGCCACTGCCTTCCCTCGggcatcccatcccacccccacccacaatGGGTGTTAGCAGCTTTGCTACCCCTGCCCCTGAtcccatctcccctcccacccacccctagGATATACAGCCTTCAACGGTGTGGACTTTGAAGGCACCTTCCATGTGAACACTGTGACCGATGACGACTACGCAGGCTTTCTCTTCAGCTATCAGGACAGCGGCCGCTTCTACGTGGTCATGTGGAAGCAAACAGAGCAGACCTACTGGCAGGCCACGCCTTTCCGGGCTGTTGCCCAGCCAGGGCTGCAGCTCAAGGTCCCACAGCTGCCCAGATTCCCTAGTCCAGGGCCCTTTCCCAAGGCCTCCCCCACCGACCCTGGGGCCTCCCCCACCGCCTGAGCCGGGGGAAGCCTCTTACCCAGACATCTGGCCTGGAGGTGGGCTCCCTGGGGCTCCAGAATATTCTCCTGACTCCCTTTTCCACCTGCACTTACCAGCCTGTTGTCTTCCCTTGCTCTGGTACTGTGGTTGACCCACTGTCTTTGCTGATGCCCCGTAGGCAGTGACATCAGTGTCTGGCCCAGGTGAGCACCTCAGGAACGCCTTGTGGCATACAGGCAATACTCCTGATCAGGTACGACTGCTGTGGACTGATCCACGAAATGTGGGCTGGCGTGACAAGACCTCCTACCGCTGGCAGCTGCTGCACCGGCCTCAAGTTGGCTATATTCGGTGAGGGGAGGGGCCGAGCCCTCCCAAGAGACCCCAGGCCCAGCCTTTCCTTCCTTGCCAGCTGGGATTCACCAGTGTCTTCCCCTGCACTCACTGCTGTGGTGCCATGGGCCTGGACTGGAACCACCTCTGTCTACCTCCCCTCTCACCACAGACTAGTTGCCCTGGCCCCGCTTGTTTCTTAACATCAGGTAGCCTGGGCTCTGGTGCTGCTAAGGACCTATAAACAATGTTAGGCAAGTCCTTCTTTTGCCGTGCTGTAAAATGAAGGTGTATCTGGGAGCCTCCAAAGGCCAGGCCAGTCTGTGGAGAGGCACATCAATCCACCTCATCACTAGTCCAGCCCAGAACCTGCCTCATCAGAGTCTGACTGGAAGGGATCATCATTTACAGAAGAGCCAACGGAAGCCCAGACCCCGCACTGGCACCTCTTAGTAGCCAGGCTGAGGCCTCTCAGTTCAGCTCTTGGTCCACAACTTTGCATTTCCTAGTCGGTGGGGAtgacagggaagggaggggaaatgGCCCAGAGCCCAGAGTGCAGGGACTTGGGTTGGTTCCCCTTTAAGGTGCCTGGGGCTGCGGGGCGCCAGGGCAGGGGATGGTGGGGGTGGACTAGAGCCTGGGAAGCGGGTGACTTCACCCCCCAGCCCATTGTACTCATCGTCATGGCAACCCAATCCTCGCTCGGAATGCGGCTGGTGCTTTGAGATGCAAAGGGGGCTGGACAAAGAGCCAGGGGCCCCAGGCCTGAGAAAAGCACCCTTCCTtcccccctttccttcctcccttttccccacctcccttctctctcAGGCCCGGTGAGCCCTAGGGGGGTTGGGGATGAACAGGGCTGGGTCACGGTGGCGCAGTGCCCACTAGCACCTAGCACCAATGAACACTCCTATCCCGGACAGGGTGAAGCTATACGAGGGTCCCCAGCTAGTGGCCGATTCTGGGGTGATCATTGACACATCCATGAGAGGGGGGCGTCTTGGTGTATTCTGCTTCTCCCAAGAAAACATCATTTGGTCCAATCTCCAGTATCGATGCAATGGTGAGGCTCTAGACGGAGATCAGCCTGACCTCTTGTGCCCTCAAGGGAGAGTCACATCTTCTGACCTTAATCATATCTCCTTTCTCAGACACAGTGCCCGAGGACTTTGAGCCATTCCGGAGGCAGCTGCTtcagggaagagtgtgaagaggTGGCCACTGGATTCAGAATCCTGATTTTAGACCCTCGGGCCTTGGGGTCCATCCTGGAGTCTAATTTACAGCCCCTCAGCTAAACACCGACCCTCCTCTGGCACCCACCACGAGTTCAGCCCCAGAGGGGTGGTGACCCCACTGTTCAGGAGATGGGAAGTTTTCAAGGGGGTATTTCTCAGGCACTAACCCCAGGAAAGATAACAGCGCATTGCCATAAAGTTTCAGTTCTTTTCTAAGCCAGTGCAGTTACTTATTTTAGGGATTTTCCGGGGCAGGGAGAGGACTAGTAGAATGTAAGTTAGAGATCTAGAGGGAGTTTGGTGAGAAAGGTGTGGACAGGGACTAGATGGAGGACGGGGGTTAGGTGAAGGATGGGGTGCTGGTCAGAGGATGGCTAAAGTTCTCCCAGCCCCACTTACTCACGGTGGCAGTGGCGACACTCCAGTCTAAGAGCAGCCGGGATCGACAGCCAGGAGGGCTGAGGCTGCCCCGTTCGGGGTGAGGGGGAGGCCGGGGGGCCGAGGGGGCCGGAGGCCGGGACGAGTGCAATATTGGCGGGGGAAAGAACAACACTGCACCGCGTCCCGTCCCTCCCGCCCGCCCGGGGCCCGGAATCCCGCTCTCCACCGCTGGAAGCTGGACCAGCCCGAGAACCCAGGACGCGTTGGGGAGTTGGGTTCACCTTGGAGGCCAGAGAGACTTGGAGCCCGGAAGAGGGTGAAGGGGGTGGTAAGgggagggaaaaagggaaaaggagacCGCGATATCCCGGAAGGCCGCTTTCCGACGCCCAGGCGTTGCGCGCGCTTGCTCTTTAAATACTCAGACTGCTAGGCGCGGAGCCGTCGCCATGGTGACGCGTGTCCCAGCAACCGAACTGAATGGCTATTGCCTGGCAACGCCCGGGGTTGAAGTTTTGGGGCCGCCCACCTAGCTACTCGCGCTTTCTCTAGCCTGAGGGGGCGGGGGCTTCCCCGCCTCTTCGGCCAGCTCCCCGGCGCGATGACGTAACGCCCCCAGTCCCGAGCCCGCCCCCGGGTCCCGCGGCTGCACAAAGCCGCGCCAAGTCGGCGGAGCAGCGCGGGCCTGCGAGCTGTGGTCCTGCTCTCCGGCTTCCCTCCAATCCCGCCGCACCGAAGTGTTCTTAAAGTTCATTTCGCAATCCGTGTTCTTTGGGGCTAACAATTGTTTCCTAATGCGGACGTAATTGCTTCTGTCGGTCTAGACTGCAATCCAGGACCTCCGGAGGGGGCCCGATAAACTCCACGTGCGCCGCTGTGGCCCCAAACACTCCTCGGTCCCACATGTTTCTGCCCTTCAAAATATAACTTGGTCTTCCCAAATCACGCACCCTCATATACTGTTTTGCACCACCCCGGCCACCTTGTGCGTACCTGCCCCAAACGCCACTCTGCTCTCCAAAGGACAGTTTCGTGCCCCTCAATACCATCTGTCGCCCCACCTATTCTCTGCTTCCTAAATGCGTAACTAATCTGCCCCATTCCGCCTCCCACATTCCGATGTCCTCGCCCAAATACCTGGGTGCCCCTTCCACATAACTCAGGACCCCACCCACTTAGCGCCATTTCCTCCAGACGGCGCCGCGACAGGTCTGAGTCCCCTCCTAAAACCCCCAGCCCCTCCATCGATGATACAGTGTGTTCCTCCCCTTCTCTGTCCAAGCCACTGCCTCTCCTGGCCAGGGCCTGCTCTGCCCAGTCTCTCTCTGCCCCCACTTCGGCAGTGCCACCCAGCCTCCTCTCCCCAGACCCGGGGAGCCCCTCAGCCCTCTCGGGCAGGCCGGGTGAAGCTCTCGGTGACCGCTAGAGGGCGGGAGAGCCCGGCCAGAGAGCCGCCGCTACCTGGTGGATTCGGGGAAAGGAAAGACCCTAGGGTTTGGTGGAATTTCGTATTTCTCTAAGTGGAAATTTCTTCCCCCGCCCCCTTCTAGAGATAAAGTCAAGGAAGGAACTTGGGCTGCTGGAAAGTCTTTCAGGGGCGGGGACTGTGGGTTTCGGGGTAGAACCGTGTGTGGAACTGGACAGGGAGACGTCAGAAGGGTGGGGCTATTCTGGGAAGTAGTGGGGGGAAGGGGTCCAAAACTAGCACCGAGTTTACTCATTGGCGAGCCTTCCCCTCCTTTCTCAGCCCCCAGAGTGGGACTCCAAGCGACCCAGTGAGAATGGAACAATGGTGTGGAGGACCCACAATGCCGGCCTTGGGCTAAGACTTTGACCTAGTCCAATTTCTCTGTTACTTTCCTCACCAAGGCTGTTGTCCTGAGGCTAAAATAGGACCATGGGGACCCAGGTCAGGTTCCAGACTTCCTCCACCACCTTCTGGAGCCAGGGAGTGGTTGGTGAAAGGGGGGAGGCCAGTCAGAAAACAAACAGGTTGTCAGAGAGTTGAGTGATTGAAGCCCACATACCTTATTTAAGGGGCCAGAAatggctggggaggaggaggaagaggttgGAGGTAGGGAAGGGGGGGGGTGGAGCTTTGTCACCTGTCACCTGCTCTGGCTGAGCCTAGGGCGGGCGGGGGACCGGTATAAAGCAGCCGGTGCCTGTGTCCGCTCCACCTCGTGGGCAGCTCCGGCCTGAGTTTGTtctgtcccctccccaccacttCGGCACCACCATGACACCGGACATCCAGGCCCCTTTCCTCTTTCTGCTGCTGTTGCTCCCAGTGCTTACAGGTGAGGGGCACAAGGTGGGGAGGGGACTGCCCTGCTCCTGTGGTCTTCCCAACTTTCTGTGGGTTTTGCTTCCTGGGAGATGGCATCCAAGAGGCAGAAGTTGCAGACAGGGGTGGCCTAGTCTTTGccagaagaaagaataaaggagTGAGGCTAAGGAAAACCTGAGAAGagaccccccacacacacacctggaggAGAGTGGGTGCCAGGAGCAGGCGTATGTCCTGAAGAGAAGTCtggaggggttgggggtggaaTCAGGAGAGGAAAATCCTAGGAGTGGAAAAGCCCACAGTCCAGGAGCAGACAGATATGGGAAGAGAGAGGTAGGTTGCCAGCAGGGAAGGAGAAAGCTGACTCAGGGGCCCACTCCCCAAATCCTCCTGGCATGACTTCCCCAGATGCCAGAGAATGTATTTTCTCCTTATGCTGATTTGTCCCCCAACCATACTCTGTAACCTTGATTTCTTACAGCTGCCAATGGCACTACCGTAACAACCTCTGACCCCAGCAGATCTATACAGGCTTCCAGTACACAAGGCAGCCCAACGTCCAGCCCCACTAAAGAAACTTCTTGGAGCACAGCCACCACCTCACTCACAGCCAGCAGCCCCAACCCCAGCCCGACTGCCTCTCCAGGCCACGATGATGCCTCATCTCTGACCAGCAGCCCTGCCCCAAGCCCGGCTGCCTCTCCAGGCCATGACAGTGCCTTGACTTCAGCCAGCAGCCCTGCCCCAAGCCTGGCCGCCGCTCCCAGCCACGACAGCACCTCGACTCCAACCGGCAGCCCTGCCCCAAGCCCGGCCGCCTCTCCAGGCCACGACGGCGCCTCGACTTCAGCCGGCAGCCCTGCCCCAAGCCCGGCCGCCTCTTCAGGCCACGACGGCGCCTCGACTCCGACCGGCAGCCCTGCCCCAAGCCCGGCTGCCTCTCCCGGCCACGACGGCGCCTCGACTCCGACTGGCAGCCCTGCCCCAAGCCCGGCAGCCTCTCCAGGCCACGACAGTGCTGACGGCGCCTCGACTCCGACCGGCAGCCCTGCCCCAAGCCCGGCCGCCTCTCCCGGCCACGACGGCGCCTCGACTCCGACCGGCAGCCCTGCCCCAAGCCCGGCCGCCTCTCCCGGCCACGACGGCGCCTCGACTCCGACCGGCAGCCCTGCCCCAAGCCCGGCCGCCTCTCCCGGCCACGACGGCGCCTCGACTCCGACCGGCAGCCCTGCCCCAAGCCCGGCCGCCTCTCCCGGCCACGACGGCGCCTCGACTCCGACCGGCAGCCCTGCCCCAAGCCCGGCCGCCTCTCCAGGCCACGACAGTGCCTTGACTTCAGCCAGCAGCCCTGCCCCAAGCCCGGCCACCTCTCCAGGCCACGACGGCGCCTCGACTCCGACCGGCAGCCCTGCCCCAAGCCCGGCCACCTCTCCAGGCCACGACAGTGCCTTGACTTCAGCCAGCAGCACTGCCCCAAGCCCGGCCACCTCTCCAGGCCACGACGGCGCCTTGACTCCGACCGGCAGCCCTGCCCCAAGCCCGGCCACCTCTCCAGGCCACGACAGTGCCTTGACTTCAGCCAGCAGCACTGCCCCAAGCCCGGCCACCTCTCCAGGCCACGACGGCGCCTCGACTCTGACCGGCAGCCCTGCCCCAAGCCCGGCCGCCTCTCCAGGCCACGACAGTGCCTTGACTTCAGCCAGCAGCACTGCCCCAAGCCCGGCCACCTCTCCAGGCCACGACGGCGCCTCGACTCCGACCGGCAGCCCTGCCCCAACCCCAACTGCCTCTTCAGGCCGTGACAGTGTCCCATCCCTGACCAGcagccctgccccaggccctACGGCCTCTCCAGGTCACCACGGCGCCTCGTCCCCAACCAGCAGCGACACCTCATCCGTGACCACCAGCTCTGCCTCGAGCTCCATGGTCACTTCAGCACACAAGGGCACCTCATCCGGGGCTACCATGACCCCAGTCAGCAAGGCCACTCCATCCTCAGTTCCCAGCTCTGAAACTGCTCCCTCTGCTGCCAGCCACATTACCAGGACAGCTGCCAGCAGCACTAGCCCCCAACAGTTACCTGTTAGGGTCTTCCTGTTCTCCCTGTCTTTTCGCATTACAAACCTCCAGTTTAACTCTTCCCTGGAAGATCCCCAAACCGGCTACTACCAGGAGCTGCAGAGACGCATTTTGGACTTGGTGAGTAGCTGCCTTTCCTCTAAcatgcacccccccacccccaaagcagCCTTCAGAACTCTTTGAGTTGCTTGCATCGAATCTTagtcctttctctctccccccagTTTTCGCAGATTTATAAACAGAGGGAGAGGGATTTTCTGGGCCTCTCAGAGATCAAGTTCAGGTACAGTTCTGGGTGTGGACTCTGCGGGACTGGCGGGTGTTGTCATGACTGTGGGGAGGATGTACTGACCCAGAAACTGGGACCCATGGCTGAGTTCCCCATTTCTTTGTAACCAGGCCAGGATCTGTGGTGGCAGAATTAACTCTGGCCTTCGGAGAGAATACCACTGCCGAATGGGTGAAGACACAGCTCAGTCAGCTTGAAGCACAGGCAGTCAAATATAACCTGACCATCACTGAAGTTAGTGGTGAGTCCACTTCCCCAGCTGTGAGCCAGCACCGCCCTGCCCGGGACCCTCTCTCTCCAGCATCTGGGTCCCTGCTTTCTCTCTTGGAGCTGGTAGGGGGAGAGTCACCTCCTTTGGGAGACCACTCTGACCACTGCTTTTCCTTTCAGTGCGTGATGCcctgtctccttcctctgcccagtCTGGGTCTGGGGTGCCCGCTTGGGGCATCGCCCTGCTGGTGCTGGTCTGTGTTCTGGTGGCGCTGGCCATCATCTATCTCATTGCCCTGGTAAGTGCTCAATCCCCAGCCCTGACCAGAGTC from Dama dama isolate Ldn47 chromosome 20, ASM3311817v1, whole genome shotgun sequence carries:
- the MUC1 gene encoding mucin-1 isoform X1, which codes for MTPDIQAPFLFLLLLLPVLTAANGTTVTTSDPSRSIQASSTQGSPTSSPTKETSWSTATTSLTASSPNPSPTASPGHDDASSLTSSPAPSPAASPGHDSALTSASSPAPSLAAAPSHDSTSTPTGSPAPSPAASPGHDGASTSAGSPAPSPAASSGHDGASTPTGSPAPSPAASPGHDGASTPTGSPAPSPAASPGHDSADGASTPTGSPAPSPAASPGHDGASTPTGSPAPSPAASPGHDGASTPTGSPAPSPAASPGHDGASTPTGSPAPSPAASPGHDGASTPTGSPAPSPAASPGHDSALTSASSPAPSPATSPGHDGASTPTGSPAPSPATSPGHDSALTSASSTAPSPATSPGHDGALTPTGSPAPSPATSPGHDSALTSASSTAPSPATSPGHDGASTLTGSPAPSPAASPGHDSALTSASSTAPSPATSPGHDGASTPTGSPAPTPTASSGRDSVPSLTSSPAPGPTASPGHHGASSPTSSDTSSVTTSSASSSMVTSAHKGTSSGATMTPVSKATPSSVPSSETAPSAASHITRTAASSTSPQQLPVRVFLFSLSFRITNLQFNSSLEDPQTGYYQELQRRILDLFSQIYKQRERDFLGLSEIKFRPGSVVAELTLAFGENTTAEWVKTQLSQLEAQAVKYNLTITEVSVRDALSPSSAQSGSGVPAWGIALLVLVCVLVALAIIYLIALVVCQCGQKKCEQLDIFPTLDAYHPMSEYSTYHTHGRYVPPGSTKRSPYEEVSAGNGGSNLSYTNLAATSANL
- the MUC1 gene encoding mucin-1 isoform X2 → MTPDIQAPFLFLLLLLPVLTAANGTTVTTSDPSRSIQASSTQGSPTSSPTKETSWSTATTSLTASSPNPSPTASPGHDDASSLTSSPAPSPAASPGHDSALTSASSPAPSLAAAPSHDSTSTPTGSPAPSPAASPGHDGASTSAGSPAPSPAASSGHDGASTPTGSPAPSPAASPGHDGASTPTGSPAPSPAASPGHDSADGASTPTGSPAPSPAASPGHDGASTPTGSPAPSPAASPGHDGASTPTGSPAPSPAASPGHDGASTPTGSPAPSPAASPGHDGASTPTGSPAPSPAASPGHDSALTSASSPAPSPATSPGHDGASTPTGSPAPSPATSPGHDSALTSASSTAPSPATSPGHDGALTPTGSPAPSPATSPGHDSALTSASSTAPSPATSPGHDGASTLTGSPAPSPAASPGHDSALTSASSTAPSPATSPGHDGASTPTGSPAPTPTASSGRDSVPSLTSSPAPGPTASPGHHGASSPTSSDTSSVTTSSASSSMVTSAHKGTSSGATMTPVSKATPSSVPSSETAPSAASHITRTAASSTSPQQLPVRVFLFSLSFRITNLQFNSSLEDPQTGYYQELQRRILDLFSQIYKQRERDFLGLSEIKFRPGSVVAELTLAFGENTTAEWVKTQLSQLEAQAVKYNLTITEVSVRDALSPSSAQSGSGVPAWGIALLVLVCVLVALAIIYLIALVSAGNGGSNLSYTNLAATSANL